In Hydra vulgaris chromosome 06, alternate assembly HydraT2T_AEP, a genomic segment contains:
- the LOC136081724 gene encoding uncharacterized protein LOC136081724 encodes MKPTGKRVKQLTLDTSNAIAHSCYGFIDLIETLLSNGAKYVLLGWFSTDPLEKAFSKLRQGSGGTYFINAKSVIEKNNIQHTKLILQLDIPVDGIDGHTCDICFRDISTDEKELLDNIHDLESSVNKSTLVAIVYIAGYMQKSKIKIYDDSTNYYYKYGSYLYSLNRSGLEIPSDALVQWSIFSFFFFQGATDPLCRTFCVTQFQFIAAKYKFKITKKQCRVYSNILLKTYSLITTPKILKLS; translated from the coding sequence ATGAAACCTACAGGTAAGCGTGTAAAACAGCTCACACTAGATACTAGCAATGCAATAGCGCATTCATGTTATGGCTTTATTGATCTCATAGAAACTTTATTGAGTAATGGAGCAAAGTATGTCTTATTAGGTTGGTTTTCAACAGATCCTCTTGAAAAAGCTTTTTCTAAGCTTCGACAGGGATCTGGAGGTACTTACTTTATAAACGCTAAAtctgtaattgaaaaaaataatattcaacataCTAAATTGATATTACAACTTGACATTCCTGTTGATGGTATCGATGGTCATACTTGTGACATATGTTTTAGAGATATTTCTACTGATGAAAAAGAACTTCTGGATAATATACATGATCTTGAAAGCTCAGTTAATAAATCTACATTAGTGGCTATAGTTTACATAGCTGGCTATAtgcaaaaaagcaaaataaaaatttatgatgattctactaattattattataaatatggaAGTTATCTGTATAGCCTAAACAGAAGCGGACTTGAAATTCCTTCTGATGCTCTTGTCCAGTGGtcaatattttccttttttttttttcaaggtgcTACTGACCCTTTATGCAGAACATTTTGTGTTACTCAGTTTCAGTTCATTGCtgctaaatataaatttaaaatcacaaaaaaacaatgcagAGTATATTCTAATATTCTGCTAAAGACTTACTCACTAATTACCACTCCCAAAATACTAAAGCTATCATAA